A region of Vigna radiata var. radiata cultivar VC1973A chromosome 6, Vradiata_ver6, whole genome shotgun sequence DNA encodes the following proteins:
- the LOC106764449 gene encoding uncharacterized protein LOC106764449, whose product MCCGGRVCMFCICLILVVIAIGMLFGFGVFKHGFHKIKDTVSYCDSCGGGAAVGRPFIGYAPPPLF is encoded by the coding sequence ATGTGTTGTGGGGGAAGAGTGTGCATGTTCTGCATTTGCTTGATTCTTGTCGTCATCGCCATCGGCATGCTCTTTGGGTTCGGAGTGTTCAAGCATGGATTCCACAAGATCAAAGATACTGTCAGTTACTGCGATTCTTGCGGCGGCGGAGCCGCCGTAGGAAGGCCCTTCATCGGTTATGCACCACCGCCATTGTTCTAG
- the LOC106764384 gene encoding uncharacterized protein At1g08160-like → MLPSVDELGTPKHPRNQQSLRSESSNSLASTRAILGQPRLQRTKPIIWCAAILCLIFSLVLIFFGIAILILYLAMKPRNPTFDIPNASLNVVYFDSPQYLNGEFTLLANFSNPNRRIGVRFESLNIELFYSDRLVSSQRVKPFTQRPKENRLQSVNLISSLVFLPQDVGVKLQRQVENNRINYNARGTFKVRFNIGLIHLSYWLHTICQIEMTSPPTGILLARQCITNRSR, encoded by the coding sequence ATGCTACCGTCTGTTGATGAACTTGGCACACCAAAACATCCAAGGAATCAACAATCTCTGCGATCAGAATCATCAAATTCTCTTGCCAGCACAAGAGCAATTCTTGGGCAACCTCGACTTCAAAGGACCAAACCTATCATATGGTGTGCTGCAATACTGTGCTTGATATTCAGCCTCGTACTCATCTTCTTTGGAATTGCAATACTGATCCTCTACCTAGCCATGAAGCCAAGAAATCCCACTTTTGACATTCCCAATGCAAGCCTCAATGTAGTGTACTTTGACTCACCACAGTACCTCAACGGTGAGTTTACTCTCCTTGCAAATTTCTCCAATCCTAACAGAAGAATCGGGGTGAGGTTTGAGTCCTTGAACATTGAGCTTTTCTACTCGGACAGACTGGTATCATCACAGAGAGTAAAGCCTTTCACTCAGAGGCCAAAGGAAAACAGGTTGCAATCAGTGAACTTGATATCCAGCTTAGTGTTTTTGCCTCAAGATGTTGGTGTAAAGCTTCAAAGGCAAGTGGAAAATAACAGGATCAATTACAATGCAAGAGGAACTTTTAAAGTGAGGTTCAATATTGGCCTTATCCATTTATCTTACTGGCTGCATACCATATGCCAGATAGAGATGACCAGTCCTCCAACTGGTATTCTACTGGCCAGACAATGCATAACAAACAGATCAAGATGA
- the LOC106765223 gene encoding fructose-bisphosphate aldolase, cytoplasmic isozyme 1, with protein sequence MSAFVGKYADELIKNAKYIATPGKGILAADESTGTIGKRLASINVENIEANRQALRELLFTSPNALQYLSGVILFEETLYQKTSDGKPFVQVLEENNVIPGIKVDTGVVELAGTNGETTTQGFDSLGARCQKYYKAGARFAKWRAVLKIGPTEPSELSIQQNAQGLARYAIICQENGLVPIVEPEILTDGPHDIAKCAAVTETVLASVYKALNDHHVLLEGTLLKPNMVTPGSDSPKVAAEVIAEYTVQALRRTVPAAVPGIVFLSGGQSEEEATLNLNAMNKLEVLKPWTLSFSFGRALQQSTLKTWGGKEENVAKAQGAFLARCKANSEATLGKFVGGSQAGLASESLYEKNYKY encoded by the exons ATGTCTGCCTTTGTTGGAAAGTATGcag ATGAGCTTATAAAGAATGCCAAGTACATAGCTACACCTGGGAAGGGTATCTTGGCTGCAGATGAGAGCACCGGCACCATTGGAAAGCGTTTAGCCAGCATTAACGTTGAGAACATCGAAGCTAACCGCCAAGCCCTTCGAGAGCTTCTCTTCACCTCACCAAACGCCCTCCAATACCTCTCTGGTGTCATCCTCTTCGAGGAAACGCTTTACCAGAAAACCAGTGATGGGAAGCCTTTTGTCCAGGTTCTTGAAGAGAACAATGTCATCCCAGGCATAAAAGTGGACACGGGTGTTGTTGAGTTGGCTGGCACAAACGGTGAAACCACCACGCAGGGCTTTGACTCTCTCGGAGCTCGGTGCCAGAAGTACTACAAGGCCGGTGCACGCTTTGCAAAGTGGCGTGCAGTTCTCAAAATTGGCCCTACTGAGCCCTCTGAGCTTTCCATCCAGCAAAATGCACAGGGCTTGGCACGCTATGCCATCATCTGCCAGGAGAATGGCCTTGTGCCCATTGTTGAGCCTGAGATTCTCACTGATGGACCTCATGACATAGCCAAATGTGCTGCTGTCACTGAGACCGTGCTTGCATCTGTTTACAAGGCTCTCAATGATCACCATGTCCTTCTTGAAGGAACTCTTCTCAAACCCAACATGGTCACTCCAGGCTCTGATAGCCCAAAG GTAGCAGCTGAGGTGATTGCTGAGTACACAGTTCAAGCACTCCGCAGGACTGTCCCAGCTGCGGTGCCAGGGATTGTGTTCCTGTCTGGTGGACAAAGTGAAGAAGAAGCCACCCTCAACCTCAATGCAATGAACAAGTTGGAGGTGTTGAAGCCATGGACTCTCTCATTCTCATTTGGGAGGGCACTGCAGCAAAGCACACTCAAGACATGGGGTGGAAAGGAAGAGAATGTTGCCAAAGCTCAAGGAGCATTCCTTGCAAGATGCAAGGCCAATTCTGAGGCAACTCTGGGGAAGTTTGTTGGTGGAAGCCAAGCTGGGTTGGCTTCTGAGAGTTTGTATGAGAAGAACTACAAGTATTAG
- the LOC106763189 gene encoding chaperone protein dnaJ 11, chloroplastic → MPLILNLAPLAGPATTLRSPPMVRAFTATIDSRRPASLYEVLRIKQNASAVEIKSAYRNLAKVYHPDSALRQPESDERDFIEIHDAYQTLSDPSARAVYDLSLMAAHGGSGSFTSLVAPDGSSRLYYQTRKWETDQCW, encoded by the coding sequence ATGCCATTAATCCTAAATCTCGCACCACTCGCCGGACCTGCCACGACTCTCCGATCTCCGCCCATGGTCAGGGCATTCACGGCGACGATCGATTCCCGAAGGCCGGCGAGCCTCTATGAAGTTCTCCGGATCAAGCAGAACGCGTCGGCCGTGGAGATAAAATCAGCGTACCGGAACCTGGCGAAGGTGTACCACCCTGATTCCGCACTCCGGCAACCGGAGTCCGACGAACGGGACTTCATCGAGATTCACGACGCGTACCAGACGCTGTCGGATCCGTCGGCGAGAGCCGTGTACGATCTGTCGTTGATGGCGGCGCATGGCGGTAGTGGCTCCTTCACTTCTTTGGTGGCCCCCGATGGGTCTTCCAGGTTGTACTACCAGACCCGCAAGTGGGAAACGGATCAGTGCTggtag